A single genomic interval of Halalkalibaculum roseum harbors:
- a CDS encoding thymidine kinase, which translates to MLNEPSFVPQQTGWIEVVCGGMFSGKTEELIRRARRSHIAGQKVIIVKPAIDNRYSEDEIVSHNENALPSIVVDTADQIILLTSGAKVVCIDEAQFFDERVVDVANTLANDGKRVICAGLDMDFEGRPFEPMPKLLAIAEYVTKLHAICAESGMMAHYSQRVIESTDRVLVGENEAYEPRARHCFRPPVDKRRGKPIEQFHHPKLEEESKDTEL; encoded by the coding sequence ATGCTCAATGAACCCTCATTTGTACCTCAGCAAACCGGTTGGATTGAGGTAGTCTGCGGCGGTATGTTTAGCGGCAAGACCGAAGAGTTGATTCGCAGGGCCAGAAGATCGCACATTGCGGGACAAAAAGTCATTATTGTAAAACCCGCGATTGATAATCGATACAGCGAGGATGAGATTGTATCTCACAATGAAAATGCCCTTCCCAGCATTGTGGTGGATACAGCAGATCAAATTATTTTACTGACCTCCGGAGCTAAAGTCGTTTGTATTGATGAAGCTCAATTTTTTGATGAGCGTGTGGTCGACGTAGCTAATACATTAGCCAATGACGGTAAGAGAGTTATATGTGCAGGTCTGGATATGGATTTTGAGGGACGCCCATTTGAACCAATGCCTAAATTATTGGCAATAGCGGAATATGTTACTAAGCTACATGCCATTTGCGCCGAGAGCGGTATGATGGCCCATTATTCCCAAAGAGTTATTGAAAGCACTGACAGGGTATTGGTCGGTGAAAATGAGGCCTATGAGCCCCGGGCACGGCATTGCTTCCGCCCACCTGTTGATAAGCGAAGAGGAAAACCTATTGAACAATTTCATCATCCCAAACTGGAAGAAGAATCTAAAGATACAGAGCTTTAA
- a CDS encoding NupC/NupG family nucleoside CNT transporter — MDIIRGLIGMAAIIGIAYAFSTNKKRINWRMVATGLGIQFILAVFILKGRDMAEYWTPLGWPKAFFSWVSSFFVIVLDFTTQGAEFIFGDLAKSPGMEGSMGNFFAFQVLPTIVFFASLTAILYHYGILQRVVEYMAKGMQKLMGTSGAESLSVISNIFVGQTEAPLVVEPYIKKMTRSELMAVMTGGMATIAGGVMAAYVQMLGNAYAQANDVALDVGRLLFAEQLLGASLMAAPAALVIAKMFFPEIGEPATKGNVNIEIEKTDANGIDAAASGAGTGLKLAANVGAMLLAFIALLAMGNYFFQWFGGITGINTLIPGGDLRIETILGWILAPIAYIVGVPWADATSMGSLLGTKVVLNEFVAYLQLSDMVSSNIISQKTITMATFALCGFANFSSIAIQIGGIGGLAPSRKSDLAQLGLKAVIAGTMANLMTATIAGMLF; from the coding sequence ATGGATATTATCCGCGGTTTAATTGGCATGGCAGCCATCATTGGGATAGCCTATGCCTTCAGTACAAATAAGAAGCGTATTAACTGGAGAATGGTGGCTACCGGACTGGGTATACAGTTTATACTTGCCGTTTTTATTCTTAAAGGAAGGGATATGGCTGAGTACTGGACTCCCCTCGGCTGGCCAAAAGCTTTTTTCAGTTGGGTATCCTCCTTTTTTGTCATTGTATTGGATTTTACAACCCAGGGAGCCGAATTTATCTTCGGCGACCTTGCAAAGAGTCCCGGTATGGAAGGTAGTATGGGGAACTTTTTTGCTTTCCAGGTACTGCCTACCATTGTCTTTTTTGCCTCACTTACCGCTATCCTCTACCATTATGGCATCCTTCAGCGAGTGGTTGAGTATATGGCCAAAGGGATGCAGAAACTTATGGGAACATCGGGTGCTGAATCCCTTTCTGTTATTTCAAATATTTTTGTCGGACAGACTGAAGCTCCGCTAGTAGTGGAACCCTACATTAAAAAGATGACCAGATCTGAGTTAATGGCTGTGATGACCGGCGGCATGGCTACCATAGCAGGCGGTGTTATGGCAGCATATGTGCAGATGTTGGGCAATGCTTATGCCCAGGCAAATGATGTAGCCCTGGATGTGGGTAGGTTATTGTTTGCCGAACAGCTTCTGGGAGCTAGTCTCATGGCGGCACCGGCAGCCTTGGTTATTGCCAAGATGTTTTTCCCGGAAATCGGTGAACCGGCTACTAAAGGCAATGTAAATATTGAAATTGAAAAAACGGATGCAAACGGTATTGATGCTGCAGCGAGCGGTGCCGGTACCGGATTAAAATTGGCAGCAAATGTCGGTGCTATGTTATTGGCATTCATTGCATTACTTGCCATGGGAAATTACTTTTTTCAATGGTTTGGCGGAATTACCGGAATCAATACCCTCATACCTGGAGGCGACCTGAGGATAGAAACTATTCTGGGTTGGATACTAGCCCCCATTGCCTATATAGTAGGAGTACCTTGGGCGGATGCAACAAGTATGGGCTCTCTCTTAGGTACCAAGGTGGTGTTAAATGAATTTGTGGCATATCTGCAGCTCTCGGATATGGTGAGCAGTAATATCATCTCACAGAAAACGATAACCATGGCCACTTTTGCCCTTTGTGGTTTTGCTAATTTTTCCTCTATAGCAATTCAGATCGGCGGTATTGGGGGATTGGCACCAAGTCGCAAGTCAGACCTAGCCCAATTGGGACTCAAAGCAGTCATTGCCGGAACCATGGCTAACTTGATGACTGCTACTATTGCAGGCATGTTATTCTAA
- a CDS encoding peptidyl-prolyl cis-trans isomerase, translated as MNNSNATYSNLFIVVLLAIFLFSACTSPQDGEEIKRLARVGNEYLTLEHARTQIPDFMLQQDSIGALQTYRERWIENRLMLQEAERLQLRQDDEVQAKIQHAQQEVLTQALKDAVISDYEEELVVTDEEARNYYQAHKDQFVLNERFVQFRHLIAEDIESARAAKRELMQAVPWPEVARKYSINAEAKITESEQFWPISMAASDIEIMNRYLNIIGQSEISPIQRVNGNYHFVQLMESRAEGEHPDLDWLMEQIKDWLLLDKRRRHFSSYVKNLYLKAQSNNEVDTFNVLQTNYNTQPNRTDTLQNTETNE; from the coding sequence ATGAACAACTCAAATGCAACATATTCTAACCTATTCATTGTCGTCTTGCTTGCAATATTTTTATTCTCTGCTTGCACGTCACCGCAAGACGGCGAAGAAATCAAAAGACTGGCCAGGGTTGGCAATGAGTACTTGACACTTGAGCATGCCAGAACCCAAATACCTGATTTTATGCTTCAGCAAGACAGCATCGGAGCATTACAGACGTATCGTGAAAGATGGATAGAGAATCGCCTGATGCTGCAGGAGGCAGAACGACTGCAACTGAGACAGGACGATGAGGTTCAGGCAAAAATACAGCATGCTCAGCAGGAAGTATTAACGCAGGCACTGAAAGATGCCGTAATCAGTGATTACGAAGAAGAACTGGTAGTAACCGATGAAGAAGCTCGAAATTACTACCAGGCTCACAAAGATCAATTTGTATTAAATGAACGTTTCGTACAGTTCCGCCACCTTATTGCCGAAGATATTGAATCGGCTCGAGCTGCCAAACGAGAGCTCATGCAGGCTGTTCCATGGCCTGAAGTGGCCAGGAAATATTCGATCAATGCAGAAGCAAAAATTACGGAATCGGAACAATTTTGGCCGATCTCCATGGCCGCTTCAGATATCGAGATTATGAATCGTTATTTAAATATTATCGGACAAAGTGAAATATCACCGATTCAAAGAGTGAACGGCAATTATCATTTTGTTCAGCTCATGGAGTCAAGAGCAGAAGGAGAACATCCTGACCTGGATTGGCTGATGGAACAAATTAAAGATTGGTTACTGTTGGATAAACGACGGAGACATTTCAGTTCATACGTAAAGAATCTTTATCTTAAAGCCCAATCGAATAATGAAGTGGATACCTTCAACGTTCTTCAAACAAATTATAATACACAACCCAACCGTACTGATACCCTTCAAAACACCGAAACTAATGAATAA
- a CDS encoding peptidylprolyl isomerase, protein MNKIYSLSFLLILLLISSTPLLAQIQSSGETLDQIVAVVNDHVILKSDVDQQVTDYMMQMRQQNNQAPTFNEGMWYSVLKQMVERYVLLDKAKEDSVIVTDEQVNQAIDNRINQYVSQVGSEAALERELGKSIVQLRAELREDYRTEMIVSEYRRNRIGNIDITRPEVREYFERIPRDSLPTIPERVAVSQIVATPPPLENAREEALNLARQLRDSLLNHGKTLEELARRHSDGPSAPSGGRLGMIPINDLVPEYSAAASALQPGEISKVVETSFGFHVIRLNERRGDQIDTNHILISIDEESYDDQAAISKLEQYRDSVLTNNEVTFAELARKHSEDPNTAPQGGRILNPQTGERLIALSQLDPALYRIVLLLEEEGDISEPKQFNIGSQNNSKKAYRIVRLDRSVPEHIANLDQDYERIKEVALQQKQYRILAEWISNLKDQVYIEYKIPIPQNVEQS, encoded by the coding sequence ATGAATAAGATTTACAGCCTATCATTTTTGCTGATTCTTTTACTTATAAGTTCAACTCCATTGCTCGCACAAATTCAATCGAGCGGTGAAACCTTAGATCAAATTGTTGCAGTAGTTAATGATCATGTAATACTGAAATCCGATGTCGACCAGCAAGTAACAGACTACATGATGCAGATGAGACAACAGAATAACCAGGCCCCTACTTTTAATGAAGGTATGTGGTACTCGGTCTTAAAACAGATGGTGGAGCGATACGTGTTGCTGGACAAAGCCAAAGAAGATTCGGTAATAGTGACCGATGAGCAGGTAAACCAAGCCATTGACAACAGAATCAACCAGTATGTAAGTCAAGTTGGTTCTGAGGCAGCCCTTGAACGCGAACTTGGGAAAAGCATAGTTCAGCTGCGAGCTGAATTGCGTGAAGATTACCGTACCGAGATGATTGTAAGCGAATACCGGAGAAATAGAATAGGCAATATAGACATAACACGTCCGGAGGTGAGAGAGTATTTTGAAAGAATACCACGCGACTCTCTCCCAACTATACCTGAGCGAGTAGCAGTTTCACAGATTGTAGCGACCCCTCCTCCCCTCGAGAACGCTCGCGAGGAAGCGCTGAATCTTGCAAGACAACTCAGAGACTCCCTGCTAAATCACGGTAAAACGCTTGAAGAACTTGCGCGCAGGCACAGTGACGGACCTTCTGCCCCCTCAGGAGGCAGGTTAGGGATGATTCCCATTAACGATTTGGTTCCCGAGTATTCAGCTGCTGCTTCTGCCCTTCAGCCGGGCGAAATCTCAAAAGTAGTTGAAACCTCTTTTGGTTTTCATGTAATACGATTGAACGAACGAAGGGGTGACCAAATTGATACCAACCATATTCTGATAAGCATAGATGAGGAGAGTTATGATGATCAGGCAGCCATCAGCAAACTTGAACAGTATCGTGACAGCGTACTGACAAACAATGAAGTGACCTTTGCCGAACTGGCCAGAAAACATTCCGAAGATCCAAATACAGCACCTCAAGGAGGAAGAATATTAAATCCACAGACCGGAGAGCGTCTGATTGCGCTAAGTCAACTTGATCCTGCCCTTTACCGTATTGTATTACTGCTTGAGGAGGAAGGTGATATCTCAGAACCAAAACAGTTCAATATTGGCAGCCAGAACAATTCCAAGAAAGCCTACCGTATTGTACGTCTTGATAGAAGCGTTCCTGAACATATTGCCAATCTGGACCAGGATTATGAGCGTATAAAAGAAGTGGCTTTACAGCAGAAACAGTATCGCATTCTGGCGGAGTGGATAAGTAACCTTAAGGATCAGGTCTATATTGAATATAAAATTCCTATCCCTCAAAATGTAGAACAATCATAA
- a CDS encoding AAA family ATPase, whose amino-acid sequence MSTIPQEPVEAVDFFQDSVNNIKGEISKMVVGQKQIIDRLLISLFSRGHCVLIGVPGLAKTLLIRTVAQTLNLSFSRIQFTPDLMPGDITGTEIIEDDHQTGKKAFKFVKGPVFANIILADEINRTPPKTQAALLEAMQEYHVTAAGNQYDLDLPFFVLATQNPIEQEGTYPLPEAQLDRFMFNLWLDYPSLEEEMDIVSQTTSRQKVNVEAVLDAKQILELQELVREVPVPENVLNYAVKLVGMTRPKSDIAPDFINKYMSWGAGPRASQFLILGGKARALMNGRYNVTQDDIKELAKPVLRHRLVNNYAAEAEGLTADKLIEMLIDHNK is encoded by the coding sequence ATGAGCACCATACCTCAAGAACCTGTAGAGGCAGTTGACTTCTTTCAGGATTCGGTAAACAATATCAAAGGTGAAATTTCCAAAATGGTTGTTGGTCAAAAACAGATCATTGACCGCCTTCTCATCAGTTTGTTCTCACGCGGACATTGTGTGCTCATCGGTGTTCCGGGCCTGGCAAAAACCTTGCTTATAAGAACCGTAGCTCAAACTCTCAATCTGAGTTTCAGTCGCATCCAGTTCACTCCTGATTTGATGCCCGGTGATATTACGGGTACTGAAATAATTGAGGATGACCACCAAACGGGTAAGAAGGCGTTTAAATTTGTCAAGGGGCCTGTATTTGCCAATATCATATTGGCGGATGAAATAAATCGTACACCACCAAAGACACAGGCAGCGCTACTTGAAGCCATGCAGGAATATCATGTCACTGCTGCCGGGAACCAATACGATCTCGACTTACCCTTTTTTGTACTAGCCACTCAGAACCCAATTGAACAGGAAGGAACCTATCCCCTCCCGGAAGCACAGCTCGACCGATTCATGTTCAATCTCTGGCTCGACTACCCTAGCCTTGAAGAAGAGATGGATATTGTGAGCCAGACTACTTCCAGACAAAAAGTAAATGTCGAGGCGGTTCTTGATGCCAAGCAGATTTTGGAACTGCAGGAACTTGTCCGCGAGGTTCCGGTTCCTGAAAATGTACTAAACTATGCGGTTAAATTGGTGGGCATGACACGTCCCAAATCTGACATTGCACCTGATTTCATAAACAAATATATGAGTTGGGGAGCCGGACCGCGAGCATCCCAATTTCTGATATTGGGTGGGAAAGCACGGGCACTTATGAATGGCAGGTATAATGTGACCCAGGATGATATTAAAGAGTTGGCGAAACCCGTGTTACGGCATCGGTTGGTGAACAATTATGCAGCAGAGGCTGAAGGGTTGACGGCTGACAAGCTAATTGAAATGCTTATAGATCATAACAAATAG